The following are encoded in a window of Alosa sapidissima isolate fAloSap1 chromosome 10, fAloSap1.pri, whole genome shotgun sequence genomic DNA:
- the LOC121720061 gene encoding THAP domain-containing protein 2-like has translation MSPWASKHTSTPPPSWSGDLKRQISFPALESALKMPDFCASYGCSNERNEKKKKKQQGITFHRFPKDKQRRQSWAIALRREGFEPKDRTVLCSCHFRPEDFDKSGQTVRLRQGAIPSIFKFPDRLSKQPSSSRLTRTSNKATESPQPWSNTPVRGFVGPDLIHQLISVSEVIYPHWMLGGCNSDIFLRNIFQDHQYALDPVKAKEKLIVYQENVEKLRRDLRNAKDRERRQKKTVSSLLEDLKKNKMLTEELEQKLDFYFDLPVELFRHDRAFTPAQQEFALTLHLHGPKAYIYLKETMKIPLPHPHTLLKWLQTVDAKPGLNTSLLDMLQRRKNEDPVRYGQVCLVLDGMSIRRQVQYDSHKQTMVGFVDLGTGIDE, from the exons aTGTCGCCTTGGGCTTCGAAGCATACGTCAAcaccgccgccatcttggaGCGGGGATCTGAAGCGCCAAATTAGTTTTCCCGCATTGGAATCAGCTCTGAAGATGCCGGACTTTTGTGCTTCATATGGATGTTCGAAcgaaagaaatgaaaaaaaaaaaaaaaaacagcaagggATAACATTTCACAG aTTCCCAAAGGATAAACAGAGACGTCAGTCATGGGCAATAGCACTCAGGAGAGAGGGGTTTGAGCCAAAAGACCGCACTGTACTGTGCAGCTGTCATTTTCGGCCTGAAGATTTTGACAAGAGTGGACAGACTGTCCGGTTACGACAAGGAGCGATCCCATCCATTTTTAAGTTTCCTGATCGTCTTTCAAAA CAGCCTAGTTCATCAAGGTTAACCAGAACGTCAAACAAGGCAACTGAGTCTCCACAGCCATGGTCCAACACGCCTGTCAGGGGATTTGTAGGACCAGACCTCATTCATCAGTTAATCTCTGTAAGTGAAGTGATTTATCCCCATTGGATGCTTGGTGGATGTAACAGTGACATTTTT TTGCGAAATATTTTTCAGGATCATCAGTATGCCCTTGACCCAGTGAAAGCAAAAGAGAAGTTGATTGTGTATCAAGAGAACGTGGAGAAGTTACGACGGGACTTGAGAAATGCGAAGGACAGGGAAAGGAGACAAAAGAAGACAGTGAGCTCCTTGTTGGAGGATTTAAAAAAGAACAAGATGTTAACAGAGGAACTGGAGCAAAAGCTGGATTTCTACTTTG ACCTTCCAGTTGAACTGTTCAGGCATGACCGTGCCTTCACTCCTGCTCAACAAGAATTTGCTTTAACCTTGCATTTACATGGGCCTAAAGCCTACATTTATCTGAAGGAAACCATGAAGATACCTCTTCCACATCCTCACACTCTTCTAAA ATGGTTGCAGACTGTGGATGCCAAGCCTGGGTTAAACACATCGCTTCTAGATATGTTACAGAGACGGAAAAACGAAGACCCTGTTCGGTATGGTCAAGTGTGTCTGGTTTTGGATGGCATGTCCATAAGGAGACAAGTGCAGTACgactcacacaaacagacaatggTTGGTTTTGTGGATCTCGGCACTGGGATAGATGAGTAA
- the zgc:174935 gene encoding uncharacterized protein zgc:174935 isoform X1, protein MNYAGICITLLLTLSVSLTVMIHNRRKQETNLAKQTNFEEIKTTVTRDVLAENLEAVTKAESQLGEMKKELVEQREKRMALQTEAKNLDEEKEQCYEEAKQAAHTLGALEAEKDIASKQFEKEKEEWSKTIASLKEEASKRSKVCSYIMKTSEDGRKLCGIPAEAAAEPKQEEPKAGDTGKAAAEPKQEEPKAGDTEKAAPEAPK, encoded by the exons ATGAATTACGCAGGTATTTGCATTACTCTGCTGCTGACACTAAGTGTGTCCTTGACTGTCATGATACACAACAGAAGAAAGCAGGAGACAAATCTGGCCAAACAGACCAACTTTGAGGAAATCAAGACAACAGTGACCAGAGATGTCTTAGCTGAAAACCTGGAGGCGGTGACCAAAGCAGAAAGCCAGCTTGGTGAAATGAAGAAAGAACTAGTGGAGCAGAGAGAAAAACGTATGGCCCTGCAGACCGAGGCAAAAAATCTagatgaagagaaagaacaGTGCTATGAAGAGGCG AAGCAAGCAGCTCATACACTCGGTGCACTAGAGGCTGAAAAAGACATCGCAAGCA AGCAgtttgagaaagagaaagaggaatggTCCAAAACCATAGCCTCTTTAAAAGAAGAGGCTAGCAAGAGGAGTAAAGTCTGCAGTTACATTATGAAGACCTCTGAAGATGGAAG GAAACTCTGTGGGATACCAGCTGAGGCAGCAGCTGAACCAAAGCAAGAGGAACCAAAAGCTGGTGACACAGGGAAGGCAGCAGCTGAACCAAAGCAAGAGGAACCAAAAGCTGGCGACACAGAGAAGGCAGCCCCAGAAGCACCCAAGTGA
- the zgc:174935 gene encoding uncharacterized protein zgc:174935 isoform X2, protein MNYAGICITLLLTLSVSLTVMIHNRRKQETNLAKQTNFEEIKTTVTRDVLAENLEAVTKAESQLGEMKKELVEQREKRMALQTEAKNLDEEKEQCYEEAKQAAHTLGALEAEKDIASKQFEKEKEEWSKTIASLKEEASKRSKVCSYIMKTSEDGRKLCGIPAEAAAEPKQEEPKAGDTEKAAPEAPK, encoded by the exons ATGAATTACGCAGGTATTTGCATTACTCTGCTGCTGACACTAAGTGTGTCCTTGACTGTCATGATACACAACAGAAGAAAGCAGGAGACAAATCTGGCCAAACAGACCAACTTTGAGGAAATCAAGACAACAGTGACCAGAGATGTCTTAGCTGAAAACCTGGAGGCGGTGACCAAAGCAGAAAGCCAGCTTGGTGAAATGAAGAAAGAACTAGTGGAGCAGAGAGAAAAACGTATGGCCCTGCAGACCGAGGCAAAAAATCTagatgaagagaaagaacaGTGCTATGAAGAGGCG AAGCAAGCAGCTCATACACTCGGTGCACTAGAGGCTGAAAAAGACATCGCAAGCA AGCAgtttgagaaagagaaagaggaatggTCCAAAACCATAGCCTCTTTAAAAGAAGAGGCTAGCAAGAGGAGTAAAGTCTGCAGTTACATTATGAAGACCTCTGAAGATGGAAG GAAACTCTGTGGGATACCAGCTGAG GCAGCAGCTGAACCAAAGCAAGAGGAACCAAAAGCTGGCGACACAGAGAAGGCAGCCCCAGAAGCACCCAAGTGA